A genomic window from Camelina sativa cultivar DH55 chromosome 2, Cs, whole genome shotgun sequence includes:
- the LOC104749763 gene encoding BTB/POZ domain-containing protein At4g08455-like has protein sequence MRRHHHRCQIGSDSETGSDIDSDTDTDTAMRCISCREEYLPRDAGTCKECYVEAGETEEELKREIDDLKAKVAFLRLSSSLDHCNSSSSRSFTDVVLIASEDNAGAPPIPAHKSVLVSRSPVFKAMLENEMEESRSGTIKISDVSYDALRTFVYYLYTAEACLDEQMACDLLVMSEKYQVKHLKSYCERFLVTKLSWDNSLMTYAFAHQHNAKHVLDAALSQITENMEKLTKREEYMELVEKDPRLIVEIYEAYLSNQITENMEKLTKREEYMELVEKDPRLIVEIYEAYLSKQVNTAAGGTSTSKSG, from the exons ATGAGGAGGCACCACCACCGATGCCAAATCGGCTCCGACAGCGAAACCGGATCCGATATCGATTCCGATACCGATACCGATACGGCGATGCGATGCATCTCCTGTCGAGAAGAGTACCTCCCTCGCGACGCTGGAACCTGCAAGGAGTGCTACGTTGAAGCCGGCGAGACTGAGGAAGAACTCAAACGCGAGATCGATGACCTCAAGGCTAAAGTTGCTTTCCTCCGTTTATCTTCTTCACTCGATCATTGCAATAGCTCAAGCTCCAGGTCCTTCACTGATGTTGTTCTCATCGCCTCTGAGGACAACGCCGGAGCTCCTCCTATTCCTGCTCATAAATCCGTTTTG GTAAGTCGTTCCCCAGTTTTCAAAGCAATGCTTGAGAATGAGATGGAAGAGAGCCGTAGTGGCACTATCAAGATCAGCGATGTATCTTATGACGCTCTTCGGACTTTCGTATATTATCTCTACACAGCTGAAGCATGTCTTGATGAGCAAATGGCATGTGATCTTTTGGTGATGTCGGAGAAATACCAGGTGAAGCATCTCAAGAGTTACTGTGAGAGGTTTTTGGTAACCAAACTCAGTTGGGACAACTCTCTCATGACCTATGCCTTTGCCCACCAACACAACGCGAAACATGTTCTTGATGCTGCATTGTCGCAGATCACAGAAAATATGGAAAAACTTACTAAAAGAGAAGAATACATGGAGCTCGTGGAGAAGGATCCTCGTCTAATTGTTGAAATCTATGAAGCCTATCTCTCAAACCAG ATCACAGAAAATATGGAAAAGCTTACTAAAAGAGAGGAATACATGGAGCTCGTGGAAAAGGATCCTCGACTTATTGTTGAAATCTATGAAGCCTATCTCTCAAAACAGGTCAACACAGCGGCTGGAGGAACTAGCACAAGCAAATCTGGTTGA
- the LOC109124784 gene encoding uncharacterized protein LOC109124784, with the protein MGRTKEQASLTRFPPAPLKDIKFKKDLNKGNQEKGYVKALKRKPWKGVTCPVCLEVPHNSVVLLCSSYHKGCRPCMCATGSRFSNCLEQYKKAYAKDEKSDKPPELLCPLCRGQVKGWTVVEKDRKYLNSKKRSCMKDNCSFYGSYRQLKKHVKAVHPRSNPRAIDPVLEEKWKKLEVERERSDVISTVMSSTPGAVVFGDYVLEPYNDEYDDDDEDSESDDGIEGGFFELGSLAGFDMSRIQPRFAPAISSRGLRTILTRNRWVRSRGVSRRRQTQD; encoded by the coding sequence ATGGGGAGAACTAAGGAACAGGCATCATTAACTCGGTTTCCACCCGCCCCTCTGAaagatattaaatttaaaaaagatttaaacaaaGGAAACCAGGAAAAGGGATATGTGAAGGCTCTGAAAAGAAAACCTTGGAAAGGTGTGACATGCCCTGTCTGTCTTGAGGTTCCTCACAACTCGGTCGTCCTCCTTTGCTCATCTTACCACAAAGGATGCCGTCCTTGCATGTGTGCCACGGGAAGTCGTTTCTCAAATTGTTTAGAGCAGTACAAAAAGGCCTATGCGAAGGATGAGAAAAGTGACAAACCGCCGGAGCTATTGTGCCCGCTCTGTAGGGGTCAGGTGAAAGGTTGGACTGTTGTGGAAAAGGATCGGAAGTATCTGAATTCTAAGAAAAGGTCATGCATGAAAGATAACTGCTCGTTTTATGGAAGCTATAGACAGCTCAAAAAGCATGTCAAGGCAGTACATCCGAGATCCAACCCAAGAGCCATAGACCCTGTGCTTGAGGAGAAATGGAAGAAGCTTGAAGTTGAGAGGGAGAGGAGTGATGTAATCAGCACAGTCATGTCGTCGACACCTGGGGCTGTGGTATTTGGAGACTATGTGCTGGAGCCGTACAATGATGAgtatgatgatgacgacgaagaCAGTGAGTCAGATGATGGTATTGAAGGTGGATTCTTCGAGCTGGGATCACTTGCAGGATTTGACATGAGTCGTATACAACCACGTTTTGCTCCAGCCATCTCAAGCCGGGGACTTCGCACTATTCTCACAAGGAACCGGTGGGTTCGAAGCAGAGGTGTGAGCAGAAGGCGGCAAACACAAgattga